One window of Siniperca chuatsi isolate FFG_IHB_CAS linkage group LG15, ASM2008510v1, whole genome shotgun sequence genomic DNA carries:
- the dlgap2a gene encoding uncharacterized protein dlgap2a isoform X4, whose translation MHPSIALDPSANYNSPKFRSRNQSYMRAVSTLSQASCVSQVSQVSETEINGQFESVCESVFSEVESQAMEALDLPGCFRTRSHSYLRAIQAGYSQDDDCIPPMASTVTSTIRSTTDRNYVQEDSCLPDQASVHEDLADTAPLTHDDLGCPIRRDRLYQHDNMGATAKPLSGLPVSPSLFRSPRSSAPERPSPKAIQASIKESATLAAAISMQWKEEVSAMRRELADLRRDLCKELRAFNSNFNTFTQHYNTWSPQGGNMAAGTDVGLGGGIGAGTGAGAGVGLGAGGLGTSPTDRGTGGAREKKPQVSKVSVGTQARSKVLIRQSTADAAVNCPEEKEEKKGARRNLPKQLSMDPSILACPQSMYVESAIPLSLDPILPGSVRAVEPEPFDLTAVPSRAKPEPEPELPDHVIVSSSDMITNEPVTTRDTVSSEAAPQDSVTVEQEMLITPQLINIDPANESHSYTEPSHPDDMKSPESELIEEDKIQLPYPVPVVTVSPPEEHDYDIMSDSESMDPVTVDTPDPVSQDPTTVSLPYSGLEDPDPADPTELEPKPSDLPTVSSSDPISQGPFLVSDAPTIDLDTVTPCNLETDITCPSIVVSEYLDTDSPASPTDSDTNPDPSITLPDYPSDPPPEQMISVSTFSSNSVETLPNTEPESQDSEWPPLPEPLDTTPIYHADLVHFDLVMLTSLDQDDLDSVFMDPEPEPFDLSVESPSNTEDLDPPIYQSDCPSSPLPTVDPATLCPLDPSQSTESICLDPAMEYRLAHMSQDVASELHEVLLPQVTVTISPPSSVSPDTSLEIDFVPTSPTPDPLPLDTDPSPPDLKDIPSVDLAHMVPDDMIAETLECMAVSQEYGELVEQETPGSSERSFLWYRWQKRGQRRESMHRSASVELWSGRYEYNSAEITYVSLTL comes from the exons ATGCACCCAAGCATTGCCCTGGATCCCTCTGCCAACTACAACTCTCCCAAGTTTCGCTCCAGGAACCAGAGCTATATGCGGGCCGTCAGCACCCTTAGTCAGGCTAGCTGTGTTAGCCAAGTAAGCCAG GTGagtgaaacagaaataaatggcCAGTTTGAATCAGTGTGCGAGTCAGTGTTCAGTGAGGTGGAATCCCAGGCCATGGAAGCTTTAGACTTGCCCGGCTGCTTCAGAACCCGGAGTCACAGCTACCTGCGAGCCATCCAGGCCGGCTACTCCCAAGACGATGACTGCATCCCCCCCATGGCCTCCACTGTCACCTCCACCATCAGGTCTACCACAG ACAGAAATTATGTGCAGGAAGACTCTTGTTTACCTGACCAGGCCAGTGTACATGAGGATTTGGCAGACACGGCCCCTTTGACTCATGATGATCTAGGCTGCCCCATCAGAAGAGACAGGCTTTACCAACACGATAACATGGGGGCTACAGCTAAACCTCTGTCTGGACTGCCTGTTTCTCCAAGCCTCTTCAGATCCCCCAGATCTAGTGCCCCAGAACGGCCATCACCAAAAGCCATCCAGGCCAGTATCAAAGAGTCGGCTACCTTGGCTGCAGCTATCAGCATGCAATGGAAGGAAGAGGTCTCAGCCATGCGTCGAGAGCTAGCTGATCTAAGGAGGGACCTCTGTAAAGAGCTTCGTGCTTTCAACAGTAATTTCAACACTTTCACGCAGCATTACAACACATGGTCTCCCCAAGGTGGCAACATGGCTGCTGGAACTGATGTAGGTTTAGGCGGAGGGATTGGGGCAGGGACGGGAGCAGGGGCAGGGGTAGGGTTAGGGGCAGGAGGACTTGGAACCTCTCCTACTGATAGAGGCACTGGGGGAGCTAGAGAGAAGAAACCCCAGGTATCAAAAGTGTCTGTGGGGACCCAGGCCAGAAGCAAGGTCTTGATCCGGCAAAGCACTGCAGATGCAGCTGTCAATTGTccagaagagaaggaggaaaagaaaggcGCCCGTCGAAATCTGCCAAAGCAGCTCTCAATGGACCCAAGCATTCTGGCCTGTCCACAGTCAATGTATGTGGAGAGTGCCATACCACTTTCTTTGGATCCAATACTTCCAGGCTCTGTTAGAGCAGTCGAACCAGAGCCATTTGACTTGACTGCTGTGCCCTCTAGAGCtaaaccagaaccagaaccagagcTACCAGATCATGTAATTGTGAGTTCATCTGACATGATCACTAATGAGCCAGTCACCACTCGTGATACAGTTTCCTCAGAAGCAGCCCCCCAGGATTCAGTGACAGTGGAACAAGAAATGCTAATCACTCCACAGCTAATAAATATAGACCCAGCTAATGAGTCCCATTCATATACTGAACCATCTCACCCTGATGACATGAAATCCCCAGAGTCAGAACTAATTGAAGAAGATAAGATACAGCTACCATATCCAGTTCCTGTAGTTACTGTGTCTCCCCCAGAGGAACATGATTATGACATCATGTCAGATTCAGAGTCTATGGATCCTGTCACTGTGGACACACCAGATCCAGTGTCTCAGGACCCTACTACTGTGTCTTTACCATATTCAGGATTAGAAGATCCAGATCCCGCAGACCCAACAGAATTAGAACCAAAACCATCAGACTTACCCACGGTGTCCTCATCTGACCCCATTAGTCAAGGCCCATTCTTAGTCTCTGATGCACCCACAATTGATCTTGATACTGTTACACCATGTAATTTAGAGACTGACATCACATGTCCATCTATTGTGGTGTCAGAGTACCTTGACACAGACTCTCCTGCAAGTCCAACTGACAGTGACACAAATCCAGATCCCAGTATCACCCTTCCAGATTATCCTTCTGACCCTCCTCCAGAGCAAATGATATCAGTATCAACCTTTTCTTCCAATTCAGTAGAAACTCTACCCAACACTGAACCAGAGTCCCAAGACTCAGAGTGGCCACCACTTCCTGAACCACTTGATACCACCCCTATATATCATGCCGATCTGGTCCACTTTGACTTAGTCATGCTGACTTCCCTCGATCAAGATGATCTTGACTCAGTGTTCATGGACCCTGAACCAGAGCCATTTGACCTGAGTGTTGAATCTCCATCTAATACGGAGGATTTAGATCCACCCATCTACCAATCAGATTGTCCAAGTTCACCCCTACCCACTGTTGACCCTGCCACGCTGTGCCCCTTGGATCCTTCACAGTCAACAGAATCTATCTGTTTGGATCCAGCTATGGAGTATCGCTTAGCTCACATGTCTCAGGATGTAGCCTCAGAATTACATGAAGTCTTACTACCACAGGTCACTGTCACAATATCCCCTCCTAGTTCAGTATCTCCTGATACGTCACTGGAAATAGACTTTGTACCCACAAGTCCAACCCCAGATCCTCTTCCACTAGATACAGATCCATCACCACCAGATCTCAAAGACATACCCTCAGTGGATCTGGCACACATGGTGCCAGATGATATGATTGCAGAAACACTGGAGTGTATGGCTGTATCCCAGGAGTATGGGGAGCTTGTGGAACAAGAGACCCCAGGCAGTTCAGAGAGGTCCTTTCTGTGGTACAGGTGGCAGAAGAGGGGCCAGAGACGAGAATCAATGCACAGGAGTGCCAGTGTGGAACTCTGGAGCGGGAGATACGAGTACAACAGTGCAGAAATCACATACGTGTCACTCACTCTGTGA